From the genome of Halictus rubicundus isolate RS-2024b chromosome 2, iyHalRubi1_principal, whole genome shotgun sequence, one region includes:
- the LOC143364685 gene encoding SANT and BTB domain regulator of class switch recombination isoform X6 — MEINKMHDSSSNENMHKEISVSTTREATNTENCNRVMETLSHLDESKVVRSTDATENLLISLMKTNLSDILHEGLLDSVLPYMIPKSTVSQPIIKKSIINNEIKKSNSLSNNIDTKVVTSLTHKEKEKDKTKTNKRSLENEVEIHVCDEEKNIKKNFHCPQKLLIQKMRYFADITAGQKLEEIDISVHCDIVIFDWLMRWVKKDMTKKSEWPVLEPCNVIPIMVSASFLQMEPLLENCLQYCHDNMSDILKTSTILTCLDDNLLTRLVERFTNEDVEALKDRKDKIQSKLFCKLITSLAAVMPDNKKGHYSSLATLFKCSKCGKSIVQSVSYHVPCIASAMVIDNHGHIHSKHVRDLSWTLNDYIITLRTELRSWRKVYWRLWGDCHFLFCTQCNVYFPIHQIDWCCCHAEPPQFFINEQQRSMPFPLGRYPCCSQRAYRFEVLPNREGCRYREHIPDLQTQRDINILNIFSIYREVIAMEPPQLFFPEKITRLVARDTSLDSGKLMCKNTMWWAGLELAPQRPRFGLLGKIWSGSGFRRSFQIQDSQKTSLRIHQQASLANDVSSITSSVTESDEDDGITVDEDCSIDEESYNSEESLTWSTLKTRNKNMKKSKNQIPWKNNGRSWNNDLSVRHNQDNQREFEEKASSQMVALLTKRVSADSSLLVKSLNKHNRRKNQLNGGTYMKLEAEFRDQLNQCCKNKTLAGKYFLRMKASKS; from the exons atggaaattaataaaatgcaCGATAGTTCTTCAAATGAAAATATGCACAAAGAAATAAGTGTTTCAACTACTAGAGAAG caACTAATACTGAAAACTGTAATAGAGTTATGGAAACTTTATCACATTTGGATGAATCGAAAGTAGTTAGATCTACAGACGCAACAGAAAATCTTTTAATAAGTTTGATGAAAACAAATTTAAGTGATATATTGCACGAAGGTTTATTAGATTCCGTATTACCATATATGATTCCAAAATCTACTGTATCACAacctattattaaaaaatcaattataaACAATGAAATTAAGAAATCTAATTCATTAAGTAATAATATTGATACAAAAGTGGTTACAAGTTTAACAcacaaagaaaaggaaaaagataaAACCAAGACAAATAAACGGTCACTGGA AAATGAAGTGGAAATTCATGTTTGTGACgaagagaaaaatataaaaaaaaactttcatTGTCCTCAAAAACTCCTTATCCAAAAAATGCGTTATTTCGCCGATATAACAGCTGGACAAAAATTAGAAGAAATTGATATATCAGTTCATTGCgacattgtaatatttgactGGTTAATGAGGTGGGTAAAGAAAGATATGACCAAAAAATCTGAGTGGCCAGTTTTAGAACCGTGTAATGTCATTCCAATAATGGTGTCTGCATCCTTCTTACAAATGGAACCACTTTTGGAGAATTGCCTACAGTATTGTCACGATAACATGTCTGACATATTAAAGACATCCACAATTTTAACTTGTTTAGATGATAATCTTCTTACAAG ATTAGTAGAAAGATTTACAAATGAAGATGTGGAAGCATTAAAAGACAGGAAAGATAAAATTCAAAGTAAACTATTCTGCAAATTGATTACTTCGTTGGCAGCAGTGATGCCAGACAACAAGAAAGGACATTATAGTTCTTTAGCTACATTATTTAAATGCAGTAAATGCGGGAAAAGTATTGTTCAATCTGTTTCCTATCATGTACCATGTATTGCAAGTGCAATGGTAATCGATAATCATGGACACATTCACAGTAAACACGTACG AGATTTGTCATGGACATTAAATGATTATATTATTACTCTTCGAACGGAGTTACGTTCTTGGCGTAAAGTTTATTGGAGATTATGGGGTGATTGTCATTTCTTATTTTGTACGCAGTGTAATGTATATTTTCCAATTCATCAAATTGATTGGTGCTGTTGCCATGCAGAACCTCCACAGTTTTTTATTAATGAACAGCAAAGATCTATGCCATTCCCTTTAGGTAGATATCCATGTTGTAGTCAACGAGCATACAGATTTGAAGTATTACCAAATCGTGAAGGCTGTAGGTACAGG GAACATATTCCAGACTTACAAACTCAAAGAGATATAAATATATTGAACATTTTCTCAATATACAGAGAAGTAATAGCGATGGAACCACCACAATtattttttccagaaaaaataACGAGACTAGTAGCTCGTGATACATCTCTTGATTCAGGAAAATTAATGTGCAAAAATACAATGTGGTGGGCTGGTTTAGAACTTGCTCCACAACGGCCGAGATTTGGACTTCTAG GAAAAATATGGAGTGGATCGGGATTTCGACGATCTTTTCAAATACAAGATTCGCAAAAAACATCGCTAAGAATTCATCAACAAGCCTCTCTTGCAAATGATGTTTCATCTATTACGTCTTCTGTCACCGAAAGTGACGAAGATGATGGCATTACAGTTGATGAAGATTGTAGCATTGATGAAGAATCCTATAACAGCGAAGAATCACTTACATGGTCTACTTTAAaaacaagaaataaaaatatgaaaaagtcaAAAAATCAGATTCCGTGGAA GAATAATGGACGATCTTGGAATAATGATTTAAGTGTGAGGCACAATCAAGATAATCAAAGAGAATTTGAAGAAAAAGCAAGTTCACAAATGGTAGCACTATTAACAAAAAGAGTATCTGCAGATTCTTCTCTACTAGTAAAATCATTGAATAAACACAACCGTAGAAAGAATCAGCTGAATG GTGGAACATATATGAAACTAGAAGCAGAATTTCGTGATCAATTAAATCAATGTTGTAAAAATAAAACTCTGgctggaaaatattttctccgCATGAAAGCATCTAAATCATAA
- the LOC143364685 gene encoding uncharacterized protein LOC143364685 isoform X2 has product MEINKMHDSSSNENMHKEISVSTTREDLSEILQKFQDYKHHKLTIGMFFEFMKVAYQVSDNCKSITTIFTTDNKFDWDKLAKINVHLEISNHTVHDKSIDSNVVNENKNPVVPELMLETSDMNLQNSTYFITSSNEQIEHEQTFNYNKNLATNTENCNRVMETLSHLDESKVVRSTDATENLLISLMKTNLSDILHEGLLDSVLPYMIPKSTVSQPIIKKSIINNEIKKSNSLSNNIDTKVVTSLTHKEKEKDKTKTNKRSLENEVEIHVCDEEKNIKKNFHCPQKLLIQKMRYFADITAGQKLEEIDISVHCDIVIFDWLMRWVKKDMTKKSEWPVLEPCNVIPIMVSASFLQMEPLLENCLQYCHDNMSDILKTSTILTCLDDNLLTRLVERFTNEDVEALKDRKDKIQSKLFCKLITSLAAVMPDNKKGHYSSLATLFKCSKCGKSIVQSVSYHVPCIASAMVIDNHGHIHSKHVRDLSWTLNDYIITLRTELRSWRKVYWRLWGDCHFLFCTQCNVYFPIHQIDWCCCHAEPPQFFINEQQRSMPFPLGRYPCCSQRAYRFEVLPNREGCRYREHIPDLQTQRDINILNIFSIYREVIAMEPPQLFFPEKITRLVARDTSLDSGKLMCKNTMWWAGLELAPQRPRFGLLGKIWSGSGFRRSFQIQDSQKTSLRIHQQASLANDVSSITSSVTESDEDDGITVDEDCSIDEESYNSEESLTWSTLKTRNKNMKKSKNQIPNNGRSWNNDLSVRHNQDNQREFEEKASSQMVALLTKRVSADSSLLVKSLNKHNRRKNQLNGGTYMKLEAEFRDQLNQCCKNKTLAGKYFLRMKASKS; this is encoded by the exons atggaaattaataaaatgcaCGATAGTTCTTCAAATGAAAATATGCACAAAGAAATAAGTGTTTCAACTACTAGAGAAG ATTTGTCAGAAATACttcaaaaatttcaagattaCAAGCATCACAAGTTAACAATTGGAATGTTTTTTGAGTTTATGAAAGTTGCATATCAAGTCAGTGATAACTGTAAAAGCATAACTACAATATTTACAACAGACAATAAATTTGATTGGGATAAATTAGCAAAAATTAATGTACATTTAGAAATATCCAATCATACAGTTCATGACAAAAGTATCGATAGCAATGTTGTAAACGAGAATAAAAATCCTGTTGTACCAgaattaatgcttgaaacttCTGACATGAATCTTCAAAATTCAACTTATTTTATCACATCTTCAAATGAGCAAATTGAACATGAACAAACttttaattataataaaaatttagcaACTAATACTGAAAACTGTAATAGAGTTATGGAAACTTTATCACATTTGGATGAATCGAAAGTAGTTAGATCTACAGACGCAACAGAAAATCTTTTAATAAGTTTGATGAAAACAAATTTAAGTGATATATTGCACGAAGGTTTATTAGATTCCGTATTACCATATATGATTCCAAAATCTACTGTATCACAacctattattaaaaaatcaattataaACAATGAAATTAAGAAATCTAATTCATTAAGTAATAATATTGATACAAAAGTGGTTACAAGTTTAACAcacaaagaaaaggaaaaagataaAACCAAGACAAATAAACGGTCACTGGA AAATGAAGTGGAAATTCATGTTTGTGACgaagagaaaaatataaaaaaaaactttcatTGTCCTCAAAAACTCCTTATCCAAAAAATGCGTTATTTCGCCGATATAACAGCTGGACAAAAATTAGAAGAAATTGATATATCAGTTCATTGCgacattgtaatatttgactGGTTAATGAGGTGGGTAAAGAAAGATATGACCAAAAAATCTGAGTGGCCAGTTTTAGAACCGTGTAATGTCATTCCAATAATGGTGTCTGCATCCTTCTTACAAATGGAACCACTTTTGGAGAATTGCCTACAGTATTGTCACGATAACATGTCTGACATATTAAAGACATCCACAATTTTAACTTGTTTAGATGATAATCTTCTTACAAG ATTAGTAGAAAGATTTACAAATGAAGATGTGGAAGCATTAAAAGACAGGAAAGATAAAATTCAAAGTAAACTATTCTGCAAATTGATTACTTCGTTGGCAGCAGTGATGCCAGACAACAAGAAAGGACATTATAGTTCTTTAGCTACATTATTTAAATGCAGTAAATGCGGGAAAAGTATTGTTCAATCTGTTTCCTATCATGTACCATGTATTGCAAGTGCAATGGTAATCGATAATCATGGACACATTCACAGTAAACACGTACG AGATTTGTCATGGACATTAAATGATTATATTATTACTCTTCGAACGGAGTTACGTTCTTGGCGTAAAGTTTATTGGAGATTATGGGGTGATTGTCATTTCTTATTTTGTACGCAGTGTAATGTATATTTTCCAATTCATCAAATTGATTGGTGCTGTTGCCATGCAGAACCTCCACAGTTTTTTATTAATGAACAGCAAAGATCTATGCCATTCCCTTTAGGTAGATATCCATGTTGTAGTCAACGAGCATACAGATTTGAAGTATTACCAAATCGTGAAGGCTGTAGGTACAGG GAACATATTCCAGACTTACAAACTCAAAGAGATATAAATATATTGAACATTTTCTCAATATACAGAGAAGTAATAGCGATGGAACCACCACAATtattttttccagaaaaaataACGAGACTAGTAGCTCGTGATACATCTCTTGATTCAGGAAAATTAATGTGCAAAAATACAATGTGGTGGGCTGGTTTAGAACTTGCTCCACAACGGCCGAGATTTGGACTTCTAG GAAAAATATGGAGTGGATCGGGATTTCGACGATCTTTTCAAATACAAGATTCGCAAAAAACATCGCTAAGAATTCATCAACAAGCCTCTCTTGCAAATGATGTTTCATCTATTACGTCTTCTGTCACCGAAAGTGACGAAGATGATGGCATTACAGTTGATGAAGATTGTAGCATTGATGAAGAATCCTATAACAGCGAAGAATCACTTACATGGTCTACTTTAAaaacaagaaataaaaatatgaaaaagtcaAAAAATCAGATTCC GAATAATGGACGATCTTGGAATAATGATTTAAGTGTGAGGCACAATCAAGATAATCAAAGAGAATTTGAAGAAAAAGCAAGTTCACAAATGGTAGCACTATTAACAAAAAGAGTATCTGCAGATTCTTCTCTACTAGTAAAATCATTGAATAAACACAACCGTAGAAAGAATCAGCTGAATG GTGGAACATATATGAAACTAGAAGCAGAATTTCGTGATCAATTAAATCAATGTTGTAAAAATAAAACTCTGgctggaaaatattttctccgCATGAAAGCATCTAAATCATAA
- the LOC143364685 gene encoding SANT and BTB domain regulator of class switch recombination isoform X7: MEINKMHDSSSNENMHKEISVSTTREVVTSLTHKEKEKDKTKTNKRSLENEVEIHVCDEEKNIKKNFHCPQKLLIQKMRYFADITAGQKLEEIDISVHCDIVIFDWLMRWVKKDMTKKSEWPVLEPCNVIPIMVSASFLQMEPLLENCLQYCHDNMSDILKTSTILTCLDDNLLTRLVERFTNEDVEALKDRKDKIQSKLFCKLITSLAAVMPDNKKGHYSSLATLFKCSKCGKSIVQSVSYHVPCIASAMVIDNHGHIHSKHVRDLSWTLNDYIITLRTELRSWRKVYWRLWGDCHFLFCTQCNVYFPIHQIDWCCCHAEPPQFFINEQQRSMPFPLGRYPCCSQRAYRFEVLPNREGCRYREHIPDLQTQRDINILNIFSIYREVIAMEPPQLFFPEKITRLVARDTSLDSGKLMCKNTMWWAGLELAPQRPRFGLLGKIWSGSGFRRSFQIQDSQKTSLRIHQQASLANDVSSITSSVTESDEDDGITVDEDCSIDEESYNSEESLTWSTLKTRNKNMKKSKNQIPWKNNGRSWNNDLSVRHNQDNQREFEEKASSQMVALLTKRVSADSSLLVKSLNKHNRRKNQLNGGTYMKLEAEFRDQLNQCCKNKTLAGKYFLRMKASKS, translated from the exons atggaaattaataaaatgcaCGATAGTTCTTCAAATGAAAATATGCACAAAGAAATAAGTGTTTCAACTACTAGAGAAG TGGTTACAAGTTTAACAcacaaagaaaaggaaaaagataaAACCAAGACAAATAAACGGTCACTGGA AAATGAAGTGGAAATTCATGTTTGTGACgaagagaaaaatataaaaaaaaactttcatTGTCCTCAAAAACTCCTTATCCAAAAAATGCGTTATTTCGCCGATATAACAGCTGGACAAAAATTAGAAGAAATTGATATATCAGTTCATTGCgacattgtaatatttgactGGTTAATGAGGTGGGTAAAGAAAGATATGACCAAAAAATCTGAGTGGCCAGTTTTAGAACCGTGTAATGTCATTCCAATAATGGTGTCTGCATCCTTCTTACAAATGGAACCACTTTTGGAGAATTGCCTACAGTATTGTCACGATAACATGTCTGACATATTAAAGACATCCACAATTTTAACTTGTTTAGATGATAATCTTCTTACAAG ATTAGTAGAAAGATTTACAAATGAAGATGTGGAAGCATTAAAAGACAGGAAAGATAAAATTCAAAGTAAACTATTCTGCAAATTGATTACTTCGTTGGCAGCAGTGATGCCAGACAACAAGAAAGGACATTATAGTTCTTTAGCTACATTATTTAAATGCAGTAAATGCGGGAAAAGTATTGTTCAATCTGTTTCCTATCATGTACCATGTATTGCAAGTGCAATGGTAATCGATAATCATGGACACATTCACAGTAAACACGTACG AGATTTGTCATGGACATTAAATGATTATATTATTACTCTTCGAACGGAGTTACGTTCTTGGCGTAAAGTTTATTGGAGATTATGGGGTGATTGTCATTTCTTATTTTGTACGCAGTGTAATGTATATTTTCCAATTCATCAAATTGATTGGTGCTGTTGCCATGCAGAACCTCCACAGTTTTTTATTAATGAACAGCAAAGATCTATGCCATTCCCTTTAGGTAGATATCCATGTTGTAGTCAACGAGCATACAGATTTGAAGTATTACCAAATCGTGAAGGCTGTAGGTACAGG GAACATATTCCAGACTTACAAACTCAAAGAGATATAAATATATTGAACATTTTCTCAATATACAGAGAAGTAATAGCGATGGAACCACCACAATtattttttccagaaaaaataACGAGACTAGTAGCTCGTGATACATCTCTTGATTCAGGAAAATTAATGTGCAAAAATACAATGTGGTGGGCTGGTTTAGAACTTGCTCCACAACGGCCGAGATTTGGACTTCTAG GAAAAATATGGAGTGGATCGGGATTTCGACGATCTTTTCAAATACAAGATTCGCAAAAAACATCGCTAAGAATTCATCAACAAGCCTCTCTTGCAAATGATGTTTCATCTATTACGTCTTCTGTCACCGAAAGTGACGAAGATGATGGCATTACAGTTGATGAAGATTGTAGCATTGATGAAGAATCCTATAACAGCGAAGAATCACTTACATGGTCTACTTTAAaaacaagaaataaaaatatgaaaaagtcaAAAAATCAGATTCCGTGGAA GAATAATGGACGATCTTGGAATAATGATTTAAGTGTGAGGCACAATCAAGATAATCAAAGAGAATTTGAAGAAAAAGCAAGTTCACAAATGGTAGCACTATTAACAAAAAGAGTATCTGCAGATTCTTCTCTACTAGTAAAATCATTGAATAAACACAACCGTAGAAAGAATCAGCTGAATG GTGGAACATATATGAAACTAGAAGCAGAATTTCGTGATCAATTAAATCAATGTTGTAAAAATAAAACTCTGgctggaaaatattttctccgCATGAAAGCATCTAAATCATAA